The DNA segment GAAGAATGCGCAGTTGACTCCACGCCCACCAACCTTGGCATCGTGGGATTCGATCCCTGAAGACGAAAAGCCATTCCAGCGACGCCTGATGGAAGTCTACGCAGGATTCACGGAACACGCCGATGTGCAAGTCGGCCGGATCGTGGACGAGATCGACAATCTCGGCTACGGAGAAAACACCATGATTTTCTACATCTGGGGTGACAATGGCGCCTCGGCCGAAGGCCAGAACGGCACCATCAGTGAATTGCTCGCGCAGAACAGCATTCCAACCACCACCCAACAGCAGATCGAAGCGCTCGATTCGCTCGGTGGTCTAGATGTCCTCGGTTCCCCTAAGACAGACAACATGTATCACGCTGGTTGGGCCTGGGCCGGTGCGTCCCCCTATCAGGGCACCAAGTTGTTGGCTTCCTACTTTGGCGGCACACGTAATCCGATGGCCGTGCGTTGGCCTGCGAAAATCAAACCAACTGCCAAGCCACACTCCCAATTTCTGGACGTCAACGATGTGGTTCCGACCATCTACGACATCCTCGACATCACTCCGCCGCGCATGGTCAACGGCGTTCCGCAGGACAAAATCGACGGCATCAGTTTCAAAAGCACGCTCAACGACGCCAGTGCCAAGGAAGTGCAACCGACCCAGTATTTTGAAATAATGGGCAGCCGCGCGATTTATCACGACGGTTGGATCGCCTCTGCAATTGGTCCGCGTTTGCCCTGGGAGTCAGGTCTGCCCGCCGGGATCAAAGAATGGAATCCGGCCAACGACAAGTGGCAGCTTTATAACCTCAACGAAGACTGGACTCAGGCCAACGACCTAGCGGACAAAATGCCTGCGAAGCTAGAGGAGATGAAGAAACTATTCTTGATCGAGCTTACCGAGAACCAGGGCTTGCCTGTCGGTGGCGGGCTCTGGGTTCCCTTATTGCATCCAGAGTTGCGATTGGTGCCGCCATACACCTCGTGGAACTTCCCGGTCGCGATTACACGCATGCCAGAAGTGGCTGCGCCGTCTCTGGGCAATAAAGACAACGTGGTCACCGTGAACACCGACGTCCCCGCCAATGCCAATGGTGTGATCTATGCACTCGGCGGATTCTCCGGAGGGCTGACCCTGTACGTAAAAGAAAACGTCTTGAGCTACGAATACAATCTGTTTGAAATCCAACGTACTCACATCCGAGCCAAAGGCAAACTGGCTGCGGGCAAACACAAGATCGAGGTCAAGACGACTTATGTCGAGCCCAAACCAGCCGGCCCACTAAAGGTAGTCCTAAGCGTTGACGGCAAGGAAATTGCATCCGGCATCGTGCCGACGAGCGCACCCTTGTTGTTCACCGCTAACGACGCACTCGATTTCGGTATCGACCTGGGCTCGCCGGTAGGGCTTGAATACTACGACCTAGCCCCGTTCAAGTTCAATGGCACGATCAAGAATGCGAGCGTGAAATATCTTGGCACCCCTGCGCAGATCAAAAAGGAAAGAGGGGAAACAGACAATCAAATCCCCGCGGCAAACTGACCACGGCGTAGCCATAAGTCGAGCAGACTCTTTTAAAAACCGACAAGGCTGGCCGTGCAAGGCCAGCCGTGGAAAACGGGGCAATTCGAACTGGTCAACATACCAAACTAGACATTCAACAATATCTTCTTAAACGATATCTGCTTTTTCGAGAACCGCGATATAGGCCCGCACATAGACGGTCACTCGTTCTGACATAGACTGTCATTATTCTTGTTCCCGCGGACCTATTCTGTCTTTAATCTCTGGCTGACCGAGCGCCCCAATTGAACGACCTACGACTGAACAATCTTCCCCAAAGTGATCCGGCAAATGTACTGCGATTCCGTGATCGGCAATATGCTGCGGACTTGATTGGTGCGGCAATTATTGAATTCGATTTCTTTTCTTGGCTGCAGGACAACCCGCGAAGTTCGCTCTCCGTGATTTGCGAACACTTCGATTGGCACGCACGCCCCGCCGATGTGCTGCTGACGCTTTGCAGAGCGAGCGGATTCATCACGTCCGAAGAGATTTGCGACGGCAACTACCGAGCAGACGATTCGGGGCTTTCTTCACTTTCAATCGTCGGTCAAGAACACCTGACTAGCACCAGCCCTTGGTTCCTCGGACCGTACTATCAACCGATCGCAGATTCCAAAATCCTGAAAGATTTCGCCTCAATCCTTCGTACTGGAAAACCTGCAAACTGGCAGGCGAAGTCCGACGGTGCTGACTGGCATGAATCGATGAAGGACCCGCAATTCGCTCGTAGCTTTACTGGGCTAATGAACTGTCGCGGATTGGCACTCGGACAGCATCTGGCAAAGTCTCTTATACCGAAACTGAGCGAATCAAAACACTTGCTCGATGTAGCGGGTGGGTCGGGAATCTATTCCGCGACAATGGTCGCTCATAATCCACACCTCCGAGCGACCGTTTGGGAACAGGCACCCGTCGACGCAATCGTGCGTAGCGAGATTGAACGATACGGACTGAGCGAAAAAGTTTCCATCTTCAGTGGCGACATGTTTTCGAATGACTGGCAGACCAGCCTAAGCAACGCTCCCGCCATGGACGTCGTCTTAATGTCGAATGTCTTACATGACTGGGATTGGCCAGAAGCCCAATCCTTAATCAACAAAGCGTACGCCCTGCTACCGCCCAAAGGAACGCTAGTCATCCACGATGCCATCATCAATGCAGAAAAAGCAGGCCCTCTAGCAGTCGCTGAGTATTCCGCTTTGTTGATGAACATTACGCAAGGTAAATGCTATTCGGTCGGCGAGTACAATTCGATGTTAGCGAATGCCGGATTCCAACCCGCTGAATTCCAATCAACCATCGCGGACCGCGGTTTCATGACCGCGATCAAATAATTGGGAAAACCTTTTTCACAGCGGACAAATCAGCGGGAAATCCTCAAGCTCCGCAGCGACCGTTCACAGAACCTCAGCAAACGCCGATTGCAATCGGCGTTTGCTGGAGCGATTGAGTGATACCAGACGCGGAAAAAGATTGTCGCCTTTCGCGCCGCAAAAGGCGACGATTCAGGTTGCCACCAGCCCAGTTCATTGCCTCACCAATGGGCCTTTTCTCCAACGCCCAGCATAATCTTAGGCGATTAAACCTGCTGAAGCCCTCCACCGGTCCGGCGACGCCCTGCTCTTTTCCAGTTACCGGGCATGCACGCAAAAATCACAAACTTGAACCGGAACATGAATACGTGTTAAGCTAACCCTCAGCTTAGATGCCTGCTCTTCTCCTTCTATTCTTGTTCCTTTCTTCACCAGAGGTTTCAAACTGGACCGACGACGGTTTCACGGCAAATGGCATTTTCGCATTTGGACGCACCCAAACAGCTAACATGCCAGAATGACTCGAATTTAATTCGGGTCGAAAGGTTTCCACAGAACGGCGACTCACCCCCTGGCCTCGAGTACTAACCAGCGCAACGCGAAGCATCTGATTGATTCTGTACGTTAGAGAGACGTTTCAAAGCCTATCGGAAACGTCCCGCTCATTCGTTATTCGATCGGCACCTTCAAACCATCTGTTCTCTACCTAACCTCGACTTCAATTCGGAGATCGTCGATGTCAAAATTCTCTCGACCATTCCAACTATTGTCAGCCATATGCGTGGTTCCGCTGCTGACTCTGTCTAGTGCTGTCCTCGCCGCCGATGGACCGACAATGACCATCGGATCAAAGGCCCCCGCAATTGACATCGAGCATTGGGTCAGCGACGGCAAGGGCCAATTTCCCCACACCACCAAACTAGAATCCGGCAAAGTCTATATCGTCGAATTTTGGGCGACCTGGTGCGGTCCCTGCATCGCAGCGATGCCTCACCTAAGCGAGACGCAGCAGAAGTATGCCGATCAAGGCGTCCAACTAATTAGTGTCTCTCGTGAACCGCTAGAAACAGTCGAGACTTTTCTCGAGAAACCGGTCCGCAATGAAGAGGACAAAACCTACCGAGAATTAACCAGCACCTACTCTTTAACCTGTGACCCAGATCGCTCGACATTTGAAGATTATTTCCAAGCTGCTGGCCAGACAGGCATCCCCTGTGCATTCATTGTAGGAAAGTCGGGATTGATCGAGTGGATCGGACACCCAATGCGCATGGAAGAGCCTCTTGAGCAAGTCCTAGCAGACAAGTGGGACCGCGAAGCTTTTGGAGTCGAATTCGCGGCAGCACAAAAGAAGAAATGGTTGCAAGCGGAGCTCTCTCGCAATTTCCGGACGGCGCTCAATTTGGCAAATGCAGGCAAGAGCGATGAGGCAATCAAAATCTTTGATACCCTGATTGCGAACGAAGAATATGAAGCCCAGCACGGTCGCCTTAAACAAGCCCGCGCCGGAATCCTGATCACCACAGCCGGCGAAGATGCTGAGCCTCTAATGACTCAATACATTGCCGACCATGGTGACGATGCCAGCGCCTTAGCCGCGATTTCTCGGGATGTTCTCACAGCAAAGCTACAACGCAAAGAACTACCCGATTCAGTTTTCGCCCTCGCCGCCGAAGCTGCCAACAAAGCTGTGGAATCGAACCCCAATGAACTAGGGTTTCTATACCTGTTAGCCCAGTGGCAAAAAGCGAATGGTGAGACGGAGCAGGCTATTAAAACCACTGAAACGGCTATTGAATTGGCAACAAAGCAGAACAGTCGCTTGGCGGGAATGTTGACACAATTCCTTGCAACACTAAAGCCGAAACAAGAAACGCCTGCGAAGGAGAGTGAACCGGCCGAAGAGAAATAGCCCTCCGGTACCAACCAATGGAGAGCGTGTATGATTGCACGCTCTCTTCTATTTCCGCGAGTTTAACTTGCGACAACATTGAGTTAAGCGTTTCGAGCAAGTGCCGGGGGTAGTGGATTGGCTTCCCCGCGAGGCTTTTTGCTGTGCGGCCCGGACAACCCGGTAACGCTATTGCAACAAGACCGGACGCCTTGCGTCCAATGCCATCTACTTTCTTAGCGGCGCCGTGCCGCTAAGAGGTCACGCAAATCCTTGCGGTGGGGTGCGAGCCCTAAGGACCGTCGATAACTTGGCGTGCAAAAGGCCGGACGGCTTGCGCCGTGCCGCTAAGAGGTCACGCAAATCCTTGCGGTAGGGCGCGAGATCTACGGACCGTCGATAACCTGGCGTGCAAAAGGCCGGACGGCTTGCGCCGTGCCGCTAAGAAGTTCATGTAAATCCTCGCGGTGGGGTGCGAGCCCTACGGACCGTCGACAACCTGGCGTGCAAAAGGCCGGACGGCTTGCGCCGTGCCGCTAGGAGGTTCACGTAAATCCTCGCGGTAGGGCGCGAGATCTACGGACCGTCGATAACCTGGCGTGCAAAAGGCCGGACGGCTTGCGCCGTGCCGCTAAGAGGTTCATGCAAATCCTCGCGGTGGGGTGCGAGCCCTACGGACCGTCGACAACCTGGCGTGCTAAAGGCCGGACGGCTTGCGCCGTGCCGCTAAGAGGTCACGCAAATCCTCGCGGTGGGGTGCGAGCCCTACGGACCGTCGATAAACTGGCGTGCAAAAGGCCGGACGGCTTGCGCCGTGCCGCTAAGAGGTTCACGCAAACCGCCTTAGACCTGCTTCATTGCGAAAAACATCTCTCTGCAAATCTGCTCAGATCGCGCGTCATACACTTCGGCTTCCTGAGGTGTATCGTCGGCAACCTTGGGATCTTCGTAGCGAATCGGCAATCGCAGCTCGCACCCCGGCACCACCGGACAAGCTTGATCCGCACTCGAACAGGTCATGACCGCACAGTACCCCTCAGTGGGATTGGGCGGCGAATCATAAACCTTCGAAAAACAGCTGAGCGGTTCTACCTGATCGGAGTACCCGACGTGATAGTCAGGGTTTCCTGGATCTCTAGACCCCGCAGAATCCGTCGTAACGAGGAAACCACTGCGACGAAGTGAATCGACGACTCGCGTATTCATTGCGGTCGCTTCCGTTCCACCTGAAAAAGTCCGCACTACGTTTAGCCCCAAAGCATCCGCGGCGACCTTGGCCCAGATTTGCGTTAAATGGCTTCGTCTAGAATTATGAGTGCAAACAAACGTTAAGTCCGCCTCCTTCCCGGCGTTCAAGCAATCTCGCACATAACCAGCAAGTTGCTTCAATTCCCTTTTTCTTGAATCGGGTATCTGATCGAATTCCGATTCTCGCTTAGCAATGAACTCGGAAAGACTTGGGTACAGATCGATGGGCTTTCCAACGTTCATGAACAAACTCCTTTTAATGTTGTTAAAGTATTTCCATTGGAATTCGCAACCAGATTTCGAAGCCCTGTGACTCCAATCGGCGGTTCTGCCTGCCAAGGGACCACCACCGTTTGCTTCGCATGCTTCGTCAACACTTCTTCGATAAAGGGAAGCTCGTTGTGCTGCCGGCACAGCAGAACCGAATCGGTGACCTGCAAGGGAACTAGGGATTGATTGATCACCCATCCGTAAGGTTCGATCTCAGCGCGACGAAGATCCTTCTGCAATTGCTCGGCTTCATGAACCGGCGTTGATTCCGGCAGCGTGACAACCAACACGTGAGTAAAATTAGGGTCACGCAACCGCGGTAGCAACTTTTCCACAGACTCAGGCATTTGGCTGCTCTGACGCGTCACTTCACGGTGGTAGCTCAAAGCCGAATCGAGCAGTAGAACCGTGTGACCGGTCGGTGCGGTATCTAATACAACAAACCCATCTTCACCCTCGGCGACCGCATCTGCGAATGCCCGGAACACAGCGATCTCTTCGGTACAAGGCGAACGCAGATCTTCCTCCAGTAGTGCCCTACCCTGCGAATCCAGTTCCGCACCAGCCGACTTCATCACTTCATCGCGGTACTTCCGAACCTCCTGCTGCGGATCGATCCGACTGACCGACATCCCTTCCAGCGTGTCACTGGCGATCGCTGCCGCAATATGAGCCGCAGGATCGGTGGTCGAGAGATGCACCTTCAAACCTTTTTCAGCTAAAGAGACAGCCACCGCAGCGGCAATGGTTGTCTTGCCAACTCCACCTTTTCCCATTGTCAAAATAACACCATGCTTCTGATTGGCGATATCGTCAACAAGCTTCTGCAGTGGAGTTGCTTGAGAGAGAATGTTCTCCAGGTTCTCTCGTTCATTATTGGTTGCTTTTGCCTGAACTGCGATCGACTGACCGGTGCCAATCCACCGCAAGGCATCCACACCGACCAACCCCTGCGGGGCGAGTGCAACGGTACTTTGTGGCAACGTTGCTAGCCCTGTAGGCATATCGTTAATCGCTTGCTCGCAGCGTGACTGCATCGCGTCGGCAATCGGATCCGATGCTCCCTCTGCGGCAAAGACACCATTGACAATTAGGTGTTGCTGCCGGACTCCAAGTTCGCTCAGTTCCCGGCTAGTGCGTTCCGCTTCACGAAACGCCGCAAGGTCGGGGCGTGTTACAAGAACTAGCGTGGTTCTTTCCGCGTCGCCAAGCGACTGCACGGTCTGTTTGTAAATCGCCTGCTGAGCCTGTAGCCCCGCCAATGGCCCCAAGCAGGAAGTGCCCGACGTATTGTCATCCATGAAACCAGACCATGCGGACGGTAACGTTAGCAGACGTAACGTATGCCCGGTGGGCGCGGTATCGAAAACGATATGATCAAACTGCGAGGTCGCCGACGCATCACCAAGCAACTTTGCAAATTCATCAAAGGCTGCAATTTCCAAAGTGCAAGAACCCGAAAACTGCTCTTCCATGCTTTGAACGGCGGCCTCAGGAAGGACGCCGCGATAGGGTCCCACCATGCGTTCCCGATATTCACTGGCAGCTAATTCAGGATCGATATTCATCGCCCAAAGATTAGAAACGGACTCCACGCCCGTAGGATGATTTGTCAACTCGGTAGCAAGGACTTCATCCAGATTCGATGCTGGATCGGTCGAGACCAACAATACGCGGGATCCTCGGTCTGCCAAAGCGATCGCAGCGGCACAGGCCATTGAGGTTTTCCCGACTCCTCCCTTACCTGTAAAAAACAGATTGCGAGTGGGCTTGTTCAAAAACTTCATTGTGATCTCCGACTTTCGAATGTTTAAGTTCTCGATTTACCGAATGATGTGAGCGTCCTGACCAGTAGGCATTAACGCACCGTCTGCACAAGAAAGCGGCGAAGCAAACGCCGTCGATTCTCCTGAATCCCGGGACTGGGGACCAAGCCACCAAGTCCCGCTTTTAGCTCTCGCTTAACAGCAGCCTGAACCGCCACAACATCCGCCGTCAGCCATTGGCAACGCGGACTTGGTTTTCAGAGGAGTCCCTGTCCAGAGCGCAAGATTCTCGCGCGAAGGATATTCACTGCGGCTGACGATCACGCCATCGACGATCACGAGAGGCAAACAATCCACGCCTTGCTCGGCAAGCATTTGATTCACGATCGGTTGCTTCGCGAATTCGGCTGGGTTCTGTGCGAGGTTAAACCGTGAAACATCGTGCCCCTGCTCCTTCAGCCAGTCCAGATCGGCTGCGAATTTTGGCAACTCAGGATCGACCTGTGGTCCACAGACTCCCGTCGAACAGCACATCGCCCTGTCATAAATTTCCACGACG comes from the Roseimaritima multifibrata genome and includes:
- a CDS encoding arylsulfatase gives rise to the protein MDKKVFNRILIATLGVILAIPVGAQENLPFPPSASGSTAAYSMQQSTYNPLPAENRLPDDAPNILIVLIDDVGPGQTDAFGGEIHTPTLNKISKEGVAYNRFHTTAMCSPTRAALLTGRNHHRVGNGQITELANDWDGYVGIIPKSSATVAEVLKNYGYRTAAWGKWHNTPAQQITAAGPFDFWPAGYGFEYFYGFLAGEASQYEPQLVRNTTYVDHPHTSDGHDYYHLSEDLADDAIHWLKDHKAFAPDKPFLMYWASGASHGPHQVPKEWADKYKGKFDDGWDEYRKRVYVRAKELGWIPKNAQLTPRPPTLASWDSIPEDEKPFQRRLMEVYAGFTEHADVQVGRIVDEIDNLGYGENTMIFYIWGDNGASAEGQNGTISELLAQNSIPTTTQQQIEALDSLGGLDVLGSPKTDNMYHAGWAWAGASPYQGTKLLASYFGGTRNPMAVRWPAKIKPTAKPHSQFLDVNDVVPTIYDILDITPPRMVNGVPQDKIDGISFKSTLNDASAKEVQPTQYFEIMGSRAIYHDGWIASAIGPRLPWESGLPAGIKEWNPANDKWQLYNLNEDWTQANDLADKMPAKLEEMKKLFLIELTENQGLPVGGGLWVPLLHPELRLVPPYTSWNFPVAITRMPEVAAPSLGNKDNVVTVNTDVPANANGVIYALGGFSGGLTLYVKENVLSYEYNLFEIQRTHIRAKGKLAAGKHKIEVKTTYVEPKPAGPLKVVLSVDGKEIASGIVPTSAPLLFTANDALDFGIDLGSPVGLEYYDLAPFKFNGTIKNASVKYLGTPAQIKKERGETDNQIPAAN
- a CDS encoding methyltransferase, with the translated sequence MNDLRLNNLPQSDPANVLRFRDRQYAADLIGAAIIEFDFFSWLQDNPRSSLSVICEHFDWHARPADVLLTLCRASGFITSEEICDGNYRADDSGLSSLSIVGQEHLTSTSPWFLGPYYQPIADSKILKDFASILRTGKPANWQAKSDGADWHESMKDPQFARSFTGLMNCRGLALGQHLAKSLIPKLSESKHLLDVAGGSGIYSATMVAHNPHLRATVWEQAPVDAIVRSEIERYGLSEKVSIFSGDMFSNDWQTSLSNAPAMDVVLMSNVLHDWDWPEAQSLINKAYALLPPKGTLVIHDAIINAEKAGPLAVAEYSALLMNITQGKCYSVGEYNSMLANAGFQPAEFQSTIADRGFMTAIK
- a CDS encoding TlpA disulfide reductase family protein: MSKFSRPFQLLSAICVVPLLTLSSAVLAADGPTMTIGSKAPAIDIEHWVSDGKGQFPHTTKLESGKVYIVEFWATWCGPCIAAMPHLSETQQKYADQGVQLISVSREPLETVETFLEKPVRNEEDKTYRELTSTYSLTCDPDRSTFEDYFQAAGQTGIPCAFIVGKSGLIEWIGHPMRMEEPLEQVLADKWDREAFGVEFAAAQKKKWLQAELSRNFRTALNLANAGKSDEAIKIFDTLIANEEYEAQHGRLKQARAGILITTAGEDAEPLMTQYIADHGDDASALAAISRDVLTAKLQRKELPDSVFALAAEAANKAVESNPNELGFLYLLAQWQKANGETEQAIKTTETAIELATKQNSRLAGMLTQFLATLKPKQETPAKESEPAEEK
- a CDS encoding low molecular weight phosphatase family protein: MNVGKPIDLYPSLSEFIAKRESEFDQIPDSRKRELKQLAGYVRDCLNAGKEADLTFVCTHNSRRSHLTQIWAKVAADALGLNVVRTFSGGTEATAMNTRVVDSLRRSGFLVTTDSAGSRDPGNPDYHVGYSDQVEPLSCFSKVYDSPPNPTEGYCAVMTCSSADQACPVVPGCELRLPIRYEDPKVADDTPQEAEVYDARSEQICREMFFAMKQV
- the arsA gene encoding arsenical pump-driving ATPase, whose amino-acid sequence is MKFLNKPTRNLFFTGKGGVGKTSMACAAAIALADRGSRVLLVSTDPASNLDEVLATELTNHPTGVESVSNLWAMNIDPELAASEYRERMVGPYRGVLPEAAVQSMEEQFSGSCTLEIAAFDEFAKLLGDASATSQFDHIVFDTAPTGHTLRLLTLPSAWSGFMDDNTSGTSCLGPLAGLQAQQAIYKQTVQSLGDAERTTLVLVTRPDLAAFREAERTSRELSELGVRQQHLIVNGVFAAEGASDPIADAMQSRCEQAINDMPTGLATLPQSTVALAPQGLVGVDALRWIGTGQSIAVQAKATNNERENLENILSQATPLQKLVDDIANQKHGVILTMGKGGVGKTTIAAAVAVSLAEKGLKVHLSTTDPAAHIAAAIASDTLEGMSVSRIDPQQEVRKYRDEVMKSAGAELDSQGRALLEEDLRSPCTEEIAVFRAFADAVAEGEDGFVVLDTAPTGHTVLLLDSALSYHREVTRQSSQMPESVEKLLPRLRDPNFTHVLVVTLPESTPVHEAEQLQKDLRRAEIEPYGWVINQSLVPLQVTDSVLLCRQHNELPFIEEVLTKHAKQTVVVPWQAEPPIGVTGLRNLVANSNGNTLTTLKGVCS